The following are encoded in a window of Elusimicrobiota bacterium genomic DNA:
- a CDS encoding N-acetylmuramoyl-L-alanine amidase encodes MKRALAAALLLGMALPAYARTKARIKAETLPEEPRLAAAAPLYPARSTEPIVFVWPTENMPLAAENEFIFGSVSPATAPFTINGVTVPVHRDGGFLAFLPIAPGTFTFRAELALSSTTTATAERHILVPMPAQPFPGKLGIDPASLSPRADLDLRAGDWLTARMKGTPGKPARFRVGKGPWQEMRGSNAALGLYEGTRQIALGEEFEAAPVVYELGKGWSSVKLSGTARVSASARDSLIATVKTSTAGFVAVKTGPANGFLSFPLAGTRLTVTGRENSSLRVRLSDSLSGWVEAKDVELSSGTPPRAVTGTIGVAKTALGAAVKIGLSEKAAFDVEPSAGLDALTIRLYNAVGHTNWAVNEAPDLVSEVRWRQEASDVVAVTILLKPDEVLWGWWPSYEGGALRLELRRAPKISDYKPFSGITIMLDPGHMPSATGATGPLGTREMDANYAIAVAAKARLERAGASVLMTRSDPLHEVSLVDRPKQAVERGADLFVSLHNNALPDGENPAAKPRGFTVFYYHPQSLELGRAVHEAYRGRIKLPDEGLRWGNLLVSRQSAMPAILVENAYMILPEQEALLNDAAFRDELSRALVEGLERFLRNARRKP; translated from the coding sequence ATGAAACGAGCGCTCGCGGCCGCGTTGCTCCTGGGCATGGCGCTGCCCGCCTACGCCCGCACCAAGGCCCGGATCAAGGCCGAGACCCTCCCCGAGGAGCCCCGCCTCGCCGCGGCCGCGCCCCTGTATCCGGCGCGCTCGACCGAGCCGATCGTCTTCGTCTGGCCGACGGAGAACATGCCGCTCGCGGCCGAGAACGAGTTCATCTTCGGCTCGGTCTCCCCGGCGACCGCCCCGTTCACGATCAACGGCGTCACCGTCCCCGTCCACCGGGACGGAGGCTTCCTCGCGTTCCTGCCGATCGCGCCCGGCACCTTCACCTTCCGGGCCGAGCTGGCGCTCTCCTCGACGACGACGGCGACGGCGGAGAGGCATATCCTCGTGCCCATGCCCGCGCAGCCCTTTCCCGGGAAGCTCGGCATCGATCCCGCCTCCCTGTCGCCCAGGGCCGACCTCGACCTGCGCGCCGGGGACTGGCTGACGGCGCGAATGAAGGGGACCCCCGGCAAGCCCGCGCGCTTCCGCGTGGGCAAGGGTCCCTGGCAGGAGATGCGCGGCTCCAACGCCGCGCTCGGGCTCTATGAAGGAACGCGGCAGATCGCGCTCGGCGAGGAGTTCGAGGCGGCGCCCGTCGTGTACGAGCTCGGGAAAGGCTGGTCGTCGGTCAAGCTCTCCGGCACGGCCCGCGTCTCGGCTTCGGCGCGCGATTCCCTGATCGCGACCGTGAAGACCAGCACCGCGGGCTTCGTCGCGGTCAAGACCGGCCCCGCCAACGGCTTCCTCTCCTTCCCGCTGGCCGGCACCCGGCTCACGGTGACCGGGCGCGAGAACAGCTCGCTGCGCGTGCGCCTGTCCGACTCCCTGTCCGGCTGGGTCGAGGCCAAGGACGTCGAGCTTTCCTCCGGCACGCCCCCCCGCGCGGTGACGGGCACGATCGGCGTCGCCAAGACCGCCCTCGGCGCGGCGGTGAAGATCGGCCTGTCGGAGAAGGCCGCCTTCGACGTCGAGCCCTCGGCCGGGCTCGACGCGCTGACGATCCGCCTCTACAACGCGGTCGGCCACACGAATTGGGCGGTCAACGAAGCCCCCGACCTCGTCTCGGAGGTCCGCTGGCGCCAAGAGGCCAGCGACGTCGTGGCCGTGACCATCCTGCTCAAGCCCGACGAGGTCCTGTGGGGCTGGTGGCCGTCCTACGAGGGGGGCGCCTTGCGCCTCGAGCTCCGCCGCGCCCCCAAGATATCGGATTACAAGCCGTTCTCTGGGATCACGATCATGCTCGATCCCGGGCACATGCCGTCGGCGACCGGCGCGACGGGCCCGCTCGGCACGCGCGAGATGGACGCGAACTACGCGATCGCGGTCGCCGCGAAGGCGCGCCTGGAGCGGGCCGGCGCGTCCGTGCTGATGACGCGCAGCGACCCCCTTCACGAGGTCTCTCTCGTGGACCGGCCGAAGCAGGCCGTCGAGCGGGGCGCCGACCTCTTCGTGAGCCTGCACAACAACGCCCTGCCCGACGGCGAGAACCCGGCGGCCAAGCCGCGCGGCTTCACCGTCTTCTACTACCACCCGCAAAGCCTCGAGCTCGGCCGCGCCGTGCACGAGGCCTACCGCGGGCGGATCAAGCTGCCCGACGAAGGCCTGCGCTGGGGCAACCTGCTCGTCTCCCGTCAGAGCGCGATGCCGGCGATCCTCGTGGAGAACGCCTACATGATCCTCCCCGAACAGGAGGCCCTGCTCAACGACGCCGCGTTCCGCGACGAGCTCTCCCGGGCGCTGGTCGAGGGCCTCGAGCGGTTCTTGCGGAACGCGCGGAGGAAGCCATGA
- a CDS encoding GAF domain-containing protein has product MITPGAGALPALVDILHFLSAAKEAEEDQVWARVLDKLSASLDCEAATYFVFLPKPQQLIARAALGAAGHRVESRRVESGKGLCGWVAKYREPVLTVDAYSDPRFLKDLDAETGFKTSHVLAVPLLDRMELIGVFELINKRGGPFSEADLAFVQAATSACAIALRAIRLESTVDKVTAHNASILENLGGGFVAVDIHGRVMLCNPAAKSILGLPGDLPMNQPVDATLLTIPEMAEILMDTLVKKETVKRRDLRWKHKGESRTLGYSTLLIQDPHGQVVGAGVTFQDITSFQKKA; this is encoded by the coding sequence ATGATCACGCCCGGCGCCGGAGCCCTGCCCGCCCTCGTCGACATCCTTCATTTCCTGTCCGCGGCGAAGGAGGCCGAGGAGGACCAGGTCTGGGCCCGCGTCCTCGACAAGCTCTCCGCGTCGCTCGACTGCGAGGCCGCGACCTATTTCGTCTTCCTGCCCAAGCCGCAGCAGCTCATCGCGCGGGCGGCGCTCGGCGCCGCGGGACATCGCGTCGAGTCGCGGCGCGTCGAGTCGGGCAAGGGCCTGTGCGGCTGGGTCGCGAAATACCGCGAGCCCGTGCTGACCGTCGACGCCTACTCGGACCCGCGCTTCCTGAAGGACCTCGACGCGGAGACCGGCTTCAAGACGAGCCATGTCCTCGCCGTGCCGCTGCTCGACCGGATGGAGCTGATCGGCGTCTTCGAGCTCATCAACAAGCGCGGCGGGCCTTTTTCCGAGGCCGACCTGGCCTTCGTCCAGGCCGCCACCTCGGCTTGCGCGATCGCGCTGCGCGCGATCCGTTTAGAGTCGACGGTCGACAAGGTCACCGCCCACAACGCGTCCATACTCGAGAACCTCGGCGGCGGCTTCGTCGCGGTGGACATCCACGGCCGCGTGATGCTGTGCAACCCGGCCGCGAAGAGCATCCTCGGCCTCCCCGGCGACCTGCCGATGAACCAGCCGGTGGACGCGACCTTGCTCACGATCCCCGAGATGGCCGAGATCCTGATGGACACCTTGGTCAAGAAGGAGACGGTCAAGCGCCGGGACCTGCGCTGGAAGCACAAGGGCGAGAGCCGGACGCTCGGCTACTCGACCTTGCTCATCCAGGACCCGCACGGGCAGGTGGTCGGCGCGGGCGTCACCTTCCAGGACATCACCTCCTTCCAGAAGAAGGCATGA
- a CDS encoding YjbQ family protein, whose translation MKAHTEYLFFETPERRALVNITERLAAIVAKSKIQEGMCLVSAMHITAGIWVNDEEPGLKQDLMDWLERLAPVADYRHHRTGEDNGDAHLKRTLLGHQALLPVTEGALDLGPWEQVFYAEFDGRRRKRVVVKVMGE comes from the coding sequence ATGAAGGCCCACACCGAATACCTCTTCTTCGAGACCCCCGAGCGCCGGGCGCTCGTCAACATCACCGAGCGCCTCGCCGCGATCGTCGCGAAATCGAAGATACAGGAAGGGATGTGCCTCGTCTCCGCGATGCACATCACCGCCGGCATCTGGGTCAACGACGAGGAGCCCGGCCTCAAGCAGGACCTGATGGACTGGCTCGAGCGGCTCGCTCCCGTCGCGGACTACCGCCACCACCGGACCGGAGAGGACAACGGCGACGCCCATCTCAAGCGGACCTTGCTCGGCCACCAGGCGCTCCTGCCGGTCACCGAAGGCGCCCTCGACCTCGGCCCCTGGGAGCAGGTGTTCTACGCCGAGTTCGACGGCCGCCGCCGCAAGCGCGTCGTCGTCAAGGTGATGGGCGAGTGA
- a CDS encoding alpha/beta hydrolase encodes MKPALLLWPLLAAALLYLGLRRFERSMTFVPSREMLAHPGTVGLAYEPLFLTASDGVKLRAWWIPGPSEDSPVMLCLHGNGGNLSHRTDKMRLFHDAGAAQLWLDWRGYGESAGTPDEPGLYRDALAGWAWLNAVKAVPASRLVLYGESLGGAPAIELASRVPAAGLIVDSSFTSAADMARHILPRFPVRLLSARFDNLARLPRVTIPTLFLHSPQDDIIPYAMALKNLGASGSAKKRLVDLKGSHNEGFLDSGPTYPKAIREFLASLPAEPRK; translated from the coding sequence GTGAAGCCGGCGCTGCTCCTCTGGCCGCTGCTCGCCGCGGCGCTCCTCTACCTCGGCCTGCGCCGCTTCGAGCGGTCGATGACCTTCGTCCCCTCGCGCGAGATGCTCGCCCACCCCGGCACCGTCGGCCTCGCCTACGAGCCTTTGTTCCTGACCGCCTCCGACGGCGTGAAGCTCCGGGCCTGGTGGATCCCCGGCCCATCCGAGGATTCCCCGGTCATGCTCTGCCTGCACGGCAACGGCGGCAACCTCTCGCACCGAACCGACAAGATGCGCCTGTTTCACGACGCGGGCGCCGCCCAGCTGTGGCTCGACTGGCGCGGCTACGGCGAGAGCGCCGGGACCCCGGACGAGCCGGGCCTGTACCGCGACGCGCTCGCCGGCTGGGCGTGGCTCAACGCGGTCAAGGCCGTCCCCGCTTCGCGCCTCGTGCTCTACGGCGAGTCGCTCGGCGGCGCCCCGGCCATCGAGCTCGCCTCGCGCGTGCCCGCCGCCGGCCTGATCGTCGACAGCTCGTTCACCTCGGCCGCCGACATGGCCCGGCACATCCTGCCCCGCTTCCCGGTCCGCCTCCTCAGCGCGCGCTTCGACAACCTCGCCCGCCTGCCGCGCGTGACGATCCCGACGCTCTTCCTGCACAGCCCGCAGGACGACATCATCCCCTACGCGATGGCCCTGAAGAACCTGGGCGCCTCCGGCTCGGCGAAGAAGCGCCTCGTCGACCTCAAGGGCTCCCACAACGAGGGCTTCCTCGACTCGGGGCCGACCTACCCGAAGGCGATCCGGGAATTCCTGGCGTCGCTGCCGGCGGAACCTAGGAAATAG
- a CDS encoding HNH endonuclease: MDDPRSLSSEELLARLDRFVEEERERLHSFLSWLGEADRRKLPEEWGYSSTFDFCIRRLKLSEDESYRRIHAARATVSRPELLSALADGQLSLSAVSKIAPFVHRPDAPEIISRAEGKSARQIDEMLAPLRPEPERRSSVRVVAVASGSGTDGAPVLRVDFSFRGPLALREAIDRARQLLGHKCPSGAIDEILLEIARDYLARHDPEKGLPGRLSPVKGGSSLPARVRRSVWARDGARCAYIGTTGVRCLARRSLEVDHVKPRALGGTDEIGNLRLLCRAHNDSERRRILGEGTAIS; this comes from the coding sequence ATGGATGACCCGAGGTCGTTGTCGAGCGAGGAACTGCTGGCGAGGCTCGATCGCTTCGTGGAAGAGGAGCGCGAGCGCCTCCATTCCTTTCTGTCCTGGCTCGGCGAAGCCGACAGGCGGAAGCTTCCCGAAGAATGGGGCTATTCTTCCACGTTCGACTTTTGCATCCGACGCTTGAAGCTCAGCGAGGATGAATCATATCGGAGGATCCACGCCGCGCGGGCGACGGTCTCCCGTCCCGAGCTGCTCTCAGCGCTGGCCGACGGTCAGCTGTCTTTGTCGGCCGTTTCGAAGATAGCGCCCTTCGTTCATCGTCCGGACGCCCCGGAGATCATCTCCCGGGCGGAGGGGAAATCCGCCCGGCAAATAGACGAGATGCTCGCGCCCTTGCGGCCTGAACCGGAAAGGAGGAGCTCGGTCCGTGTCGTCGCGGTCGCTTCGGGGTCGGGGACGGATGGCGCTCCAGTCCTGCGGGTCGATTTCAGTTTCCGAGGTCCCCTGGCCCTTCGCGAGGCGATAGATCGAGCCCGTCAACTGCTGGGGCATAAATGTCCGAGCGGAGCCATCGACGAGATCCTTCTGGAGATAGCCCGGGATTATCTGGCGCGTCACGATCCGGAAAAGGGACTGCCGGGCCGCCTATCGCCCGTTAAGGGCGGGAGCTCCCTCCCGGCAAGAGTGCGCCGCTCCGTTTGGGCGCGCGACGGCGCGCGGTGCGCCTACATTGGAACGACGGGAGTCAGGTGCTTGGCACGAAGGTCCCTGGAGGTGGACCATGTGAAGCCGCGCGCGCTCGGAGGCACGGACGAGATAGGAAATCTTCGGCTGTTGTGCAGGGCGCATAACGATTCGGAGCGGCGGCGGATTCTGGGGGAGGGAACGGCTATTTCCTAG
- the nth gene encoding endonuclease III, giving the protein MSVKTERVLKLLKGLRKLYPEAHCELDYKTPHELVFAVILSAQCTDVRVNATTKVLFKRYKTVDDYAKAEPAELEAIVRSCGFYRMKARAIIETARAIRDEHGGKVPDTMEGLLALRGVARKTANVVLGEIYGKPEGVVVDTHMKRLAYRFGLTDEEDPVKVERDLNALVPRKDWRFWSHAVIWHGRRVCKAANPQCAACLLRPDCPQRGVDLE; this is encoded by the coding sequence GTGAGCGTCAAGACCGAGCGCGTCCTCAAGCTGCTCAAGGGCCTGCGCAAGCTCTATCCGGAGGCGCACTGCGAGCTCGACTACAAGACGCCGCACGAGCTCGTCTTCGCGGTCATCCTGTCCGCCCAGTGCACCGACGTCCGCGTCAACGCGACGACGAAGGTCTTGTTCAAGCGCTACAAGACCGTCGACGACTACGCCAAGGCTGAGCCCGCCGAGCTCGAGGCGATCGTGCGCTCGTGCGGCTTCTACCGGATGAAGGCGCGGGCGATCATCGAGACCGCGCGGGCCATCCGCGACGAGCACGGCGGCAAGGTCCCCGACACGATGGAGGGCCTGCTCGCCCTGCGCGGCGTGGCGCGCAAGACCGCCAACGTCGTCCTCGGCGAGATCTACGGCAAGCCCGAGGGCGTCGTCGTCGACACGCACATGAAGCGCCTCGCCTACCGCTTCGGCCTCACCGACGAGGAGGACCCGGTCAAGGTCGAGCGCGACCTGAACGCCCTCGTCCCGCGCAAGGATTGGAGGTTCTGGTCCCACGCGGTGATCTGGCACGGCCGGCGCGTGTGCAAGGCCGCCAACCCGCAATGCGCCGCCTGCCTCCTGCGCCCCGACTGCCCCCAGCGCGGCGTCGATCTGGAATAA
- a CDS encoding ABC transporter substrate-binding protein has translation MITALLLAAVAASAEPVKNPDTFTNLEIGEAAGLDPAYPYDGSSQSVIQNVYETLIAFKGSSLSEYEPRIAEKVPSLKNKLISPDGRTYRFPIRKGVRFHDGSEVTPEDVRYSLLRFMITDRAGGPSALLLEPIAGVPSTRNSSGTITLDYAALEKAIVVNGNDVVISLPRPFGPFLGIMARWSYIMSKPWAVAHGDWDGTAATWKDFNDPPKEKSYFHEHMNGAGPFKLVRWDKTARYVLLARHDAYFRGPAKLKQVLIKAVPELNTRKLMLQAGDADLIETPRPYASQVAGIPGAVLLDGLLRLQTDPALFFTVRINPVANPDIGSGKLDGEGVPPDFFADADVRRGFSYAFDYDAIMRDTFKGTAARAFGPIPPSVPGYDAKQPRYAYDLKKAEAHLRKAWGGKVWDKGFRFTLTYNTGSENREAAAQILKKNVEKLNPKFRVDLRGVDWASFLDKAQRRLMPLFARGWLADYPDAHNFIYAFYHSQGRYPSAQGYANPELDVMIEKAAAESSPAKRAALYKKILAKGFDEAPAIFTVHPAGVYGVRGWVKGFVDNPVNLGIYYYPIEKR, from the coding sequence ATGATCACCGCCCTCCTGCTGGCCGCCGTCGCCGCCTCCGCCGAGCCGGTCAAGAACCCGGACACCTTCACCAACCTCGAGATCGGGGAGGCCGCCGGCCTCGATCCGGCCTATCCGTACGACGGGTCGAGCCAGTCGGTGATCCAGAACGTCTACGAGACGCTGATCGCGTTCAAGGGCTCCTCGCTGTCCGAATACGAGCCGCGCATCGCGGAGAAGGTCCCTTCCCTCAAGAACAAGCTGATCTCCCCGGATGGACGGACCTATCGCTTCCCGATCCGCAAGGGCGTCCGGTTCCACGACGGCTCCGAGGTCACCCCCGAGGACGTGCGCTACTCGCTCCTGCGGTTCATGATCACGGATCGCGCGGGGGGGCCCTCGGCGCTTTTGCTCGAGCCGATCGCGGGCGTGCCTTCGACGCGAAACTCGTCCGGAACGATCACGTTGGATTACGCCGCTCTGGAGAAAGCGATTGTCGTCAACGGCAACGACGTGGTGATCTCCTTGCCGCGGCCCTTCGGGCCCTTCCTCGGGATCATGGCCAGATGGTCATATATTATGTCCAAGCCCTGGGCGGTCGCTCACGGAGACTGGGACGGGACGGCCGCGACCTGGAAGGATTTCAACGATCCGCCCAAGGAGAAGTCTTACTTCCACGAGCACATGAACGGCGCGGGGCCCTTCAAGCTCGTCCGCTGGGACAAGACCGCCCGGTACGTGCTGCTGGCGCGTCACGACGCGTACTTCCGCGGCCCGGCGAAGCTCAAGCAGGTGCTGATCAAGGCCGTCCCCGAGCTCAACACGCGCAAGCTCATGCTCCAGGCCGGCGACGCCGACCTCATCGAGACCCCGCGCCCGTACGCGTCGCAGGTGGCGGGCATCCCCGGCGCCGTCCTGCTCGACGGCCTGCTCCGCCTGCAGACCGACCCGGCGCTGTTCTTCACGGTCAGGATCAACCCGGTCGCCAATCCCGACATCGGCTCCGGCAAGCTCGACGGCGAGGGCGTCCCGCCGGACTTCTTCGCCGACGCCGACGTGCGCCGCGGCTTCTCCTACGCCTTCGACTACGACGCGATCATGCGCGACACCTTCAAGGGGACCGCCGCCCGCGCCTTCGGGCCTATCCCGCCGAGCGTCCCCGGCTATGACGCGAAGCAGCCGCGCTACGCCTACGACCTGAAGAAGGCCGAGGCGCATCTGCGCAAGGCCTGGGGCGGCAAGGTCTGGGACAAGGGCTTCCGCTTCACCCTCACCTACAACACCGGCTCCGAGAACCGCGAGGCGGCGGCGCAGATCCTCAAGAAGAACGTAGAGAAGCTGAACCCGAAGTTCCGCGTCGACCTGCGCGGCGTGGACTGGGCGAGCTTCCTGGACAAGGCCCAGCGGCGGCTCATGCCGCTGTTCGCCCGCGGCTGGCTCGCCGACTATCCCGACGCGCACAACTTCATCTACGCCTTCTACCACTCGCAGGGGCGCTACCCGTCGGCCCAGGGTTACGCGAACCCCGAGCTCGACGTTATGATAGAGAAGGCCGCGGCTGAGTCGTCGCCCGCCAAGCGCGCGGCGCTGTACAAGAAGATCCTGGCCAAGGGCTTCGACGAGGCGCCGGCGATCTTCACCGTGCATCCCGCCGGGGTCTACGGCGTGCGGGGCTGGGTGAAGGGCTTCGTCGACAACCCCGTGAACCTCGGGATCTACTACTACCCGATCGAGAAGCGGTGA